Proteins encoded within one genomic window of Hevea brasiliensis isolate MT/VB/25A 57/8 chromosome 8, ASM3005281v1, whole genome shotgun sequence:
- the LOC110659009 gene encoding phosphatidylinositol 4-phosphate 5-kinase 8 isoform X1, which translates to MVVLQQLLNMEDSERDDKKVLSNGDVYIGDFKGVLPHGKGKYMWWTDRGISTVYEGDWEEGKMTGKGRIFWSSGSRYEGDFSGGYLHGFGTFTGHNGSEYRGAWRMNIQHGLGRKQYPNSDIYEGSWKEGVHECSGRYSWNSGNMYIGNWKGGKMCGRGFMKWVNGDLYDGLWLNGLRNGSGVYRFADGGYYFGTWSRGLKDGKGTFYPAGTKLPSLRGWSSSLGYDDNGRSSSLSHSSSLNSEQGRVKTTGPSVVRSLSEKISISGMLRNSGRTSNRTNSLDENWSPCETARELIFHEPSFVLSRASNEGQTEVQDRSTLVYEREYMQGVLIKERIKNTEPSRKTKQKNKFLMKEAKKKSCVDIFEGHQSYYLMLNLQLGIRYTVGKITPVPMREVRHSDFEDRARIRMYFPRKGSQFTPPHYSIDFYWKDYCPMVFRNLREMFKLDAAEYMMSICGDDGLRELSSPGKSGSIFYLSHDDRFVIKTLKKSELKFFLKMLPNYYRHVGKHENTLITKFFGVHRIKLRGGKKVRFVIMGNMFCTELRIHRRYDLKGSTQGRSTDKDKIRENTTLKDNDLKYNFHMDKMLREYLFKQLSEDCMFLQSQQIIDYSLLLGLHFRAPEQLKALLESAGTIANHENLPSGDGASSQGELLIPPTGLLLVTHEPSFNTAPGPHIRGNTLRAYSLGAKEVDLLLPGTGRLPVQLGVNMPAQASCKLGGEVDPMEVELFEVYDVVLYMGIIDILQEYNIRKKVEHTCKSLKFDPLSISAVEPKLYADRFLKFLQKVFSEQP; encoded by the exons ATGGTGGTCTTACAGCAATTACTAAACATGGAAGATTCTGAGAG GGATGATAAGAAGGTCTTATCAAATGGAGATGTCTATATTGGTGATTTTAAGGGAGTACTTCCCCATGGCAAAGGAAAATACATGTGGTGGACAGACAGAGGTATATCAACAGTCTATGAGGGTGATTGGGAAGAAGGTAAAATGACAGGGAAAGGACGTATATTTTGGTCATCAGGATCAAGATATGAAGGTGATTTTTCTGGTGGTTACCTTCACGGGTTTGGCACCTTTACTGGACATAATGGGTCTGAGTACAGAGGGGCATGGAGGATGAATATACAGCATGGGCTTGGAAGGAAACAATATCCTAATTCAGATATTTATGAAGGTTCTTGGAAGGAGGGAGTGCATGAATGTAGTGGTAGGTACTCTTGGAATAGTGGAAATATGTACATAGGGAATTGGAAAGGTGGAAAAATGTGTGGAAGAGGGTTTATGAAATGGGTAAATGGTGATCTTTACGATGGATTGTGGTTAAATGGGTTAAGAAATGGTTCTGGAGTTTATAGGTTTGCAGATGGGGGATATTACTTTGGAACCTGGAGTAGGGGCCTAAAGGACGGGAAGGGAACATTTTATCCTGCTGGAACCAAACTTCCATCTTTAAGGGGGTGGTCTAGTTCTCTAGGTTATGATGATAATGGAAGAAGTAGTTCATTGTCTCATAGCTCATCATTAAATTCAGAGCAAGGTAGGGTCAAAACAACAGGACCAAGCGTTGTACGAAGTCTTTCTGAGAAAATATCAATTAGTGGTATGTTGAGAAATTCTGGTCGAACATCAAACAGAACTAACTCATTAGATGAGAATTGGAGTCCTTGTGAAACTGCCAGAGAATTAATATTTCACGAACCATCATTTGTGCTTTCACGTGCCTCTAATGAAGGTCAAACAGAGGTGCAGGATAGAAGTACTCTGGTTTATGAAAGGGAATACATGCAAGGAGTTCTGATCAAAGAGAGAATAAAAAATACAGAACCATCACGCAAAACTAAACAGAAAAATAAATTTCTTATGAAAGAAGCAAAAAAGAAGTCATGTGTTGATATATTTGAAGGCCATCAGAGCTATTATCTAATGCTTAATCTGCAACTTGGTATCAG ATATACTGTTGGCAAGATCACTCCAGTGCCTATGCGCGAAGTTAGACATTCAGATTTTGAAGATCGAGCTAGGATAAGAATGTATTTCCCCAGAAAGGGTTCCCAGTTCACACCTCCACACTATTCTATTGACTTCTACTGGAAAGATTACTGTCCTATGGTCTTCAG GAATCTGAGGGAGATGTTCAAGTTAGATGCAGCTGAGTACATGATGTCTATTTGTGGTGATGATGGTCTTAGGGAGCTTTCTTCTCCAGGGAAAAGTGGCAGTATCTTCTATCTTTCTCATGATGATAGATTTGTGATTAAAACATTGAAGAAATCTGAACTCAAG TTCTTTCTGAAGATGTTGCCCAACTATTACCGTCATGTAGGAAAGCATGAAAATACTCTAATAACAAAGTTTTTTGGGGTACATCGAATAAAACTAAGAGGTGGGAAAAAG gtgcgCTTTGTCATCATGGGGAATATGTTTTGCACAGAATTAAGAATTCATCGACGTTATGATTTGAAGGGGTCAACTCAAGGAAGATCAACAGATAAAGATAAAATAAGAGAGAATACCACATTAAAAGATAATGATctaaaatacaattttcatatggACAAAATGTTGCGAGAGTACCTCTTCAA ACAGCTTTCTGAAGACTGCATGTTCTTACAATCTCAACAAATAATTGATTATAGCCTTCTCTTGGGTTTACATTTTAGAGCACCTGAGCAACTGAAGGCATTATTAGAATCTGCTGGTACTATAGCCAATCATGAGAATTTACCATCTGGTGATG GTGCAAGTTCACAAGGGGAGCTCTTGATACCACCAACAGGCTTGCTCCTTGTTACCCATGAACCCAGCTTCAACACAGCACCGGGTCCTCACATAAGGGGAAATACATTAAGAGCATATTCTCTTGGTGCAAAGGAAGTTGATCTCTTATTGCCTGGCACTGGAAG GTTACCAGTGCAGTTAGGAGTAAACATGCCAGCTCAAGCTAGTTGCAAACTTGGGGGGGAGGTTGATCCTATGGAGGTTGAACTTTTTGAGGTCTATGATGTTGTCCTCTACATGGGCATAATTGATATATTGCAGGAATACAATATAAGAAAGAAAGTTGAGCATACATGCAAGTCATTGAAGTTTGACCCTCTGTCGATTTCTGCTGTCGAACCCAAGTTGTATGCTGATCGTTTCCTCAAGTTCTTGCAGAAAGTTTTCTCTGAGCAACCATAG
- the LOC110659009 gene encoding phosphatidylinositol 4-phosphate 5-kinase 8 isoform X2, with protein sequence MVVLQQLLNMEDSERDDKKVLSNGDVYIGDFKGVLPHGKGKYMWWTDRGISTVYEGDWEEGKMTGKGRIFWSSGSRYEGDFSGGYLHGFGTFTGHNGSEYRGAWRMNIQHGLGRKQYPNSDIYEGSWKEGVHECSGRYSWNSGNMYIGNWKGGKMCGRGFMKWVNGDLYDGLWLNGLRNGSGVYRFADGGYYFGTWSRGLKDGKGTFYPAGTKLPSLRGWSSSLGYDDNGRSSSLSHSSSLNSEQGRVKTTGPSVVRSLSEKISISGMLRNSGRTSNRTNSLDENWSPCETARELIFHEPSFVLSRASNEGQTEVQDRSTLVYEREYMQGVLIKERIKNTEPSRKTKQKNKFLMKEAKKKSCVDIFEGHQSYYLMLNLQLGIRYTVGKITPVPMREVRHSDFEDRARIRMYFPRKGSQFTPPHYSIDFYWKDYCPMVFRNLREMFKLDAAEYMMSICGDDGLRELSSPGKSGSIFYLSHDDRFVIKTLKKSELKFFLKMLPNYYRHVGKHENTLITKFFGVHRIKLRGGKKVRFVIMGNMFCTELRIHRRYDLKGSTQGRSTDKDKIRENTTLKDNDLKYNFHMDKMLREYLFKQLSEDCMFLQSQQIIDYSLLLGLHFRAPEQLKALLESAGTIANHENLPSGDGASSQGELLIPPTGLLLVTHEPSFNTAPGPHIRGNTLRAYSLGAKEVDLLLPGTGRIHLNS encoded by the exons ATGGTGGTCTTACAGCAATTACTAAACATGGAAGATTCTGAGAG GGATGATAAGAAGGTCTTATCAAATGGAGATGTCTATATTGGTGATTTTAAGGGAGTACTTCCCCATGGCAAAGGAAAATACATGTGGTGGACAGACAGAGGTATATCAACAGTCTATGAGGGTGATTGGGAAGAAGGTAAAATGACAGGGAAAGGACGTATATTTTGGTCATCAGGATCAAGATATGAAGGTGATTTTTCTGGTGGTTACCTTCACGGGTTTGGCACCTTTACTGGACATAATGGGTCTGAGTACAGAGGGGCATGGAGGATGAATATACAGCATGGGCTTGGAAGGAAACAATATCCTAATTCAGATATTTATGAAGGTTCTTGGAAGGAGGGAGTGCATGAATGTAGTGGTAGGTACTCTTGGAATAGTGGAAATATGTACATAGGGAATTGGAAAGGTGGAAAAATGTGTGGAAGAGGGTTTATGAAATGGGTAAATGGTGATCTTTACGATGGATTGTGGTTAAATGGGTTAAGAAATGGTTCTGGAGTTTATAGGTTTGCAGATGGGGGATATTACTTTGGAACCTGGAGTAGGGGCCTAAAGGACGGGAAGGGAACATTTTATCCTGCTGGAACCAAACTTCCATCTTTAAGGGGGTGGTCTAGTTCTCTAGGTTATGATGATAATGGAAGAAGTAGTTCATTGTCTCATAGCTCATCATTAAATTCAGAGCAAGGTAGGGTCAAAACAACAGGACCAAGCGTTGTACGAAGTCTTTCTGAGAAAATATCAATTAGTGGTATGTTGAGAAATTCTGGTCGAACATCAAACAGAACTAACTCATTAGATGAGAATTGGAGTCCTTGTGAAACTGCCAGAGAATTAATATTTCACGAACCATCATTTGTGCTTTCACGTGCCTCTAATGAAGGTCAAACAGAGGTGCAGGATAGAAGTACTCTGGTTTATGAAAGGGAATACATGCAAGGAGTTCTGATCAAAGAGAGAATAAAAAATACAGAACCATCACGCAAAACTAAACAGAAAAATAAATTTCTTATGAAAGAAGCAAAAAAGAAGTCATGTGTTGATATATTTGAAGGCCATCAGAGCTATTATCTAATGCTTAATCTGCAACTTGGTATCAG ATATACTGTTGGCAAGATCACTCCAGTGCCTATGCGCGAAGTTAGACATTCAGATTTTGAAGATCGAGCTAGGATAAGAATGTATTTCCCCAGAAAGGGTTCCCAGTTCACACCTCCACACTATTCTATTGACTTCTACTGGAAAGATTACTGTCCTATGGTCTTCAG GAATCTGAGGGAGATGTTCAAGTTAGATGCAGCTGAGTACATGATGTCTATTTGTGGTGATGATGGTCTTAGGGAGCTTTCTTCTCCAGGGAAAAGTGGCAGTATCTTCTATCTTTCTCATGATGATAGATTTGTGATTAAAACATTGAAGAAATCTGAACTCAAG TTCTTTCTGAAGATGTTGCCCAACTATTACCGTCATGTAGGAAAGCATGAAAATACTCTAATAACAAAGTTTTTTGGGGTACATCGAATAAAACTAAGAGGTGGGAAAAAG gtgcgCTTTGTCATCATGGGGAATATGTTTTGCACAGAATTAAGAATTCATCGACGTTATGATTTGAAGGGGTCAACTCAAGGAAGATCAACAGATAAAGATAAAATAAGAGAGAATACCACATTAAAAGATAATGATctaaaatacaattttcatatggACAAAATGTTGCGAGAGTACCTCTTCAA ACAGCTTTCTGAAGACTGCATGTTCTTACAATCTCAACAAATAATTGATTATAGCCTTCTCTTGGGTTTACATTTTAGAGCACCTGAGCAACTGAAGGCATTATTAGAATCTGCTGGTACTATAGCCAATCATGAGAATTTACCATCTGGTGATG GTGCAAGTTCACAAGGGGAGCTCTTGATACCACCAACAGGCTTGCTCCTTGTTACCCATGAACCCAGCTTCAACACAGCACCGGGTCCTCACATAAGGGGAAATACATTAAGAGCATATTCTCTTGGTGCAAAGGAAGTTGATCTCTTATTGCCTGGCACTGGAAG GATTCATTTAAATAGTTGA
- the LOC110659008 gene encoding RNA demethylase ALKBH9B — MVTGEMARNSPEARGSEDCIELLKKMDLQEVLQVLSGGFCHHCQALLESRIHNLISGKVSKMSLSNDSIKVSKGFRSADATNINSSYNNLESLSAGKSSPTLSSNQEPESVCSTRQKGVTATSSPASVNSHQNSIDSLGFEILLNDGLAGASSKVDNGLSEEQKEQIRFSKIGRKKDFACTERINGKSTNILKGLELHTKVFNPEEQKKIVECVYNLQRMGRKGQLRERTYSEPKKWMRGKGRITMQFGCCYNYAVDKNGNPPGIDRDEVVDPLPPTFKQMIKRMVTWHVLPPTCIPDSCIVNIYDEGDCIPPHIDHHDFLRPFCTVSFLTECNIVFGSNLKILSPGEFSGPVSMPLPVGSVLVLNGNGADIAKHCIPGVPAKRISITFRKMDDSKLPYQFSPDPDLLGIKPLAYSPLTKSPYQQSQPQKPLGYHSIAKSPFQQSNHQNGKLTAKECGSGNTNNTSFFMDEDGFPPLGSSNSSSRSRASRAGSKQYFG; from the exons ATGGTGACAGGAGAGATGGCCCGAAATTCGCCGGAAGCCCGTGGTAGTGAGGATTGCATAGAACTTCTCAAGAAAATGGATCTTCAAGAGGTTCTGCAGGTTTTGTCTGGAGGATTTTGCCACCATTGCCAGGCTCTTTTAGAAAGTCGAATTCACAATCTCATCAGTG GAAAAGTTAGTAAAATGTCTTTGTCCAATGATAGCATCAAAGTTTCAAAAGGATTTCGGTCTGCAGATGCAACAAACATCAATTCATCTTATAATAATTTGGAATCTTTGTCTGCTGGGAAATCAAGTCCAACCTTGAGCTCTAACCAAGAACCTGAATCTGTTTGCTCAACGAGGCAAAAAGGGGTCACTGCTACTTCTTCACCTGCATCAGTAAACAGCCATCAGAATTCAATTGATAGTTTGGGTTTTGAAATACTGTTGAATGATGGACTTGCAGGAGCATCTTCTAAGGTGGACAATGGTTTATCGGAGGAGCAAAAGGAGCAGATTAGGTTTTCAAAAATTGGCAGGAAAAAGGATTTTGCTTGTACTGAGAGAATCAATGGGAAATCAACCAATATTCTTAAAGGGCTAGAACTTCATACTAAGGTTTTCAATCCTGAAGAGCAGAAGAAAATAGTTGAATGTGTTTACAATCTACAGCGCATGGGCAGGAAGGGGCAACTTAGAG AACGCACATATTCAGAACCTAAGAAATGGATGCGTGGTAAAGGACGCATCACAATGCAATTTGGATGCTGTTACAATTATGCAGTG gacaaaaatgggaaccccccaGGTATAGATCGAGATGAAGTTGTTGATCCTCTGCCACCCACTTTCAagcaaatgatcaagagaatggTCACGTGGCATGTTTTGCCTCCGACATGCATTCCTGACAGCTGCATCGTGAATATATATGATGAAGGGGATTGCATTCCGCCTCATATTGATCATCATGACTTTCTTCGACCATTTTGTACTGTGTCATTCTTGACTGAATGCAACATAGTCTTTGGTTCAAATTTGAAGATTCTCAGTCCGGGAGAGTTCTCTGGGCCTGTCTCTATGCCTTTGCCTGTTGG ATCGGTTCTTGTTCTAAATGGTAATGGAGCAGACATTGCTAAGCACTGCATTCCAGGAGTCCCAGCAAAACG GATTTCCATAACTTTCAGGAAAATGGATGATAGCAAACTACCATACCAGTTCTCACCAGACCCTGACCTGTTGGGAATTAAGCCTCTTGCATATTCTCCCTTGACAAAGTCACCATACCAACAAAGCCAGCCGCAGAAGCCTCTTGGTTATCATTCAATTGCTAAGTCACCATTTCAGCAAAGCAACCACCAGAATGGCAAACTCACAGCAAAGGAATGTGGAAGTGGCAACACGAATAACACCTCATTTTTCATGGACGAAGATGGTTTTCCTCCGCTTGGCAGCTCAAATTCTTCTAGTCGATCCAGGGCTAGTAGAGCTGGATCAAAACAATACTTCGGCTAA
- the LOC110669475 gene encoding pentatricopeptide repeat-containing protein At1g10910, chloroplastic isoform X1, translated as MELSAIGTGFNYALTCPAQSYFPLIPSASAPTTTTRRKNSQRTSAVTATPLLKEPRNESQPPPPSGQRRHSKSYLARQAAILEVQQSSDLDSALQRLEGTLKVQDLNVILRNFGKQSRWNDLSQLFDWMQQNDKISVASFSSCIKFMGKSLNPMRALEIYSNIPDEAIKSNVFICNSVLSCLVRSGKFDISTKLFHKMKQNGLTPDVITYSMLLAGCIKVKHGYSKALDLVQELKYNGLQMDSVMYGTLLAVCASNNQCEEAESYFNQMKDEGHSPNIFHYSSLLNAYSAVGNYRKAEELVQDMKSLGLVPNKVIRTTLLKVYVRGGLFEKSRELLLELEALGYAEDEMPYCLLMDGLAKAGNINEARSIFDEMKEKGVKSDGYSHSIMISAYCRGGFFEEAKQLAKDFEAQYDKYDLVMLNTLLCAYCRADDMESVMQTMMKMDELRISPSYTTFHILIKYFCKQKLYLLAYRTMEDMHRKGHQPQEELCSSLIFYLGKTKAHPEAFSVYTMLKYGKRTMCKALHEKILHILLSGQLLKDAYVVVKDNTELISQAAIKKFANAFMKLGNINMINDVMKVIHGSGYKIDQELFQMAISRYIENPEKKDLLLQLLKWMPGQGYAVDSSTRNLILKNSHLFGCQLIAEILSRQQMMSKALKSH; from the exons ATGGAGTTATCTGCGATAGGCACTGGGTTTAACTATGCCCTCACTTGCCCAGCACAGTCTTATTTTCCCTTAATTCCTTCTGCATCCGCTCCCACCACTACTACAAGAAGAAAGAATTCTCAACGCACCTCCGCAGTTACAGCAACACCACTTCTCAAAGAACCCCGGAATGAATCGCAACCACCGCCGCCAAGTGGTCAAAGGCGTCACTCGAAGTCCTACTTGGCCAGACAAGCTGCCATTCTTGAAGTTCAGCAATCTTCTGATTTGGACTCTGCTCTTCAAAG ATTAGAAGGGACATTGAAGGTGCAAGACTTGAATGTCATTTTGCGGAATTTTGGGAAGCAAAGTAGATGGAATGATCTTTCGCAG CTCTTTGATTGGATGCAACAaaatgataaaatcagtgttgCTTCCTTTAGCAGTTGCATAAAGTTTATGGGAAAGAGCCTCAACCCCATGAGGGCACTGGAAATCTACAGTAACATTCCAGATGAAGCAATAAAAAGTAATGTCTTTATATGTAATTCTGTTCTCAGTTGCTTGGTCAGGAGTGGCAAGTTTGATATTAGCACTAAATTATTTCATAAGATGAAGCAGAATGGTCTAACACCAGATGTTATTACATATAGTATG CTGCTTGCAGGTTGCATTAAAGTCAAACATGGGTATTCTAAGGCATTAGACTTGGTTCAAGAACTGAAGTATAATGGCCTGCAGATGGACAGCGTGATGTATGGGACACTTTTGGCGGTTTGTGCTTCAAATAATCAATGTGAAGAAGCAGAGAGCTATTTTAACCAGATGAAGGATGAAGGTCATTCGCCTAAtatatttcattatagttctttacTCAATGCTTACTCTGCTGTTGGAAACTACAGGAAGGCTGAGGAATTGGTGCAAGACATGAAATCTTTGGGGTTAGTACCAAATAAG GTAATACGGACAACTTTGTTAAAAGTGTATGTTAGAGGAGGATTGTTTGAAAAATCCAGAGAGCTTTTACTTGAACTAGAAGCTTTGGGCTATGCAGAAGATGAG ATGCCCTACTGTTTGTTGATGGATGGTCTTGCCAAGGCTGGGAATATAAATGAAGCAAGATCAATttttgatgaaatgaaggaaAAAGGTGTTAAATCTG ATGGCTATTCTCACAGTATCATGATTTCAGCATATTGCCGAGGGGGGTTTTTTGAAGAGGCGAAGCAGTTGGCCAAGGATTTTGAGGCCCAATATGACAAATATGACTTGGTTATGTTAAACACATTGCTCTGTGCCTACTGCAGAGCTGATGACATGGAAAGTGTGATGCAAACAATGATGAAAATGGATGAATTAAGAATCAGTCCTAGTTATACTACTTTCCATATCCTCATAAAATATTTCTGCAAGCAAAAGCTGTATCTCCTTGCTTACCGGACAATGGAAGACATGCATAGGAAAGGGCACCAGCCACAGGAG GAACTTTGTTCGTCCTTGATCTTCTATCTTGGTAAAACCAAAGCCCATCCAGAGGCCTTTTCTGTTTATACTATGTTGAAATATGGTAAAAGAACCATGTGCAAAGCCCTTCATGAGAAGATTCTGCACATTCTCTTATCTGGACAGCTTCTCAAAGATGCTTATGTAGTAGTTAAG GACAATACTGAATTGATTTCGCAAGCTGCTATAAAGAAGTTTGCAAATGCATTTATGAAGCTCGGTAATATCAATATGATAAATGATGTTATGAAGGTTATTCATGGTTCTGGATACAAGATTGATCAG GAACTATTTCAGATGGCTATATCACGTTATATTGAAAATCCTGAAAAGAAGGACTTGCTTCTTCAATTGCTGAAATGGATGCCAGGCCAAGGTTATGCTGTTGATTCCTCAACAAGAAACCTGATTCTTAAGAACTCACACTTATTTGGTTGCCAGCTCATTGCTGAGATCTTGTCCAGGCAGCAGATGATGTCCAAAGCCCTAAAATCTCACTAG
- the LOC110669475 gene encoding pentatricopeptide repeat-containing protein At1g10910, chloroplastic isoform X2 — translation MELSAIGTGFNYALTCPAQSYFPLIPSASAPTTTTRRKNSQRTSAVTATPLLKEPRNESQPPPPSGQRRHSKSYLARQAAILEVQQSSDLDSALQRLEGTLKVQDLNVILRNFGKQSRWNDLSQLFDWMQQNDKISVASFSSCIKFMGKSLNPMRALEIYSNIPDEAIKSCIKVKHGYSKALDLVQELKYNGLQMDSVMYGTLLAVCASNNQCEEAESYFNQMKDEGHSPNIFHYSSLLNAYSAVGNYRKAEELVQDMKSLGLVPNKVIRTTLLKVYVRGGLFEKSRELLLELEALGYAEDEMPYCLLMDGLAKAGNINEARSIFDEMKEKGVKSDGYSHSIMISAYCRGGFFEEAKQLAKDFEAQYDKYDLVMLNTLLCAYCRADDMESVMQTMMKMDELRISPSYTTFHILIKYFCKQKLYLLAYRTMEDMHRKGHQPQEELCSSLIFYLGKTKAHPEAFSVYTMLKYGKRTMCKALHEKILHILLSGQLLKDAYVVVKDNTELISQAAIKKFANAFMKLGNINMINDVMKVIHGSGYKIDQELFQMAISRYIENPEKKDLLLQLLKWMPGQGYAVDSSTRNLILKNSHLFGCQLIAEILSRQQMMSKALKSH, via the exons ATGGAGTTATCTGCGATAGGCACTGGGTTTAACTATGCCCTCACTTGCCCAGCACAGTCTTATTTTCCCTTAATTCCTTCTGCATCCGCTCCCACCACTACTACAAGAAGAAAGAATTCTCAACGCACCTCCGCAGTTACAGCAACACCACTTCTCAAAGAACCCCGGAATGAATCGCAACCACCGCCGCCAAGTGGTCAAAGGCGTCACTCGAAGTCCTACTTGGCCAGACAAGCTGCCATTCTTGAAGTTCAGCAATCTTCTGATTTGGACTCTGCTCTTCAAAG ATTAGAAGGGACATTGAAGGTGCAAGACTTGAATGTCATTTTGCGGAATTTTGGGAAGCAAAGTAGATGGAATGATCTTTCGCAG CTCTTTGATTGGATGCAACAaaatgataaaatcagtgttgCTTCCTTTAGCAGTTGCATAAAGTTTATGGGAAAGAGCCTCAACCCCATGAGGGCACTGGAAATCTACAGTAACATTCCAGATGAAGCAATAAAAA GTTGCATTAAAGTCAAACATGGGTATTCTAAGGCATTAGACTTGGTTCAAGAACTGAAGTATAATGGCCTGCAGATGGACAGCGTGATGTATGGGACACTTTTGGCGGTTTGTGCTTCAAATAATCAATGTGAAGAAGCAGAGAGCTATTTTAACCAGATGAAGGATGAAGGTCATTCGCCTAAtatatttcattatagttctttacTCAATGCTTACTCTGCTGTTGGAAACTACAGGAAGGCTGAGGAATTGGTGCAAGACATGAAATCTTTGGGGTTAGTACCAAATAAG GTAATACGGACAACTTTGTTAAAAGTGTATGTTAGAGGAGGATTGTTTGAAAAATCCAGAGAGCTTTTACTTGAACTAGAAGCTTTGGGCTATGCAGAAGATGAG ATGCCCTACTGTTTGTTGATGGATGGTCTTGCCAAGGCTGGGAATATAAATGAAGCAAGATCAATttttgatgaaatgaaggaaAAAGGTGTTAAATCTG ATGGCTATTCTCACAGTATCATGATTTCAGCATATTGCCGAGGGGGGTTTTTTGAAGAGGCGAAGCAGTTGGCCAAGGATTTTGAGGCCCAATATGACAAATATGACTTGGTTATGTTAAACACATTGCTCTGTGCCTACTGCAGAGCTGATGACATGGAAAGTGTGATGCAAACAATGATGAAAATGGATGAATTAAGAATCAGTCCTAGTTATACTACTTTCCATATCCTCATAAAATATTTCTGCAAGCAAAAGCTGTATCTCCTTGCTTACCGGACAATGGAAGACATGCATAGGAAAGGGCACCAGCCACAGGAG GAACTTTGTTCGTCCTTGATCTTCTATCTTGGTAAAACCAAAGCCCATCCAGAGGCCTTTTCTGTTTATACTATGTTGAAATATGGTAAAAGAACCATGTGCAAAGCCCTTCATGAGAAGATTCTGCACATTCTCTTATCTGGACAGCTTCTCAAAGATGCTTATGTAGTAGTTAAG GACAATACTGAATTGATTTCGCAAGCTGCTATAAAGAAGTTTGCAAATGCATTTATGAAGCTCGGTAATATCAATATGATAAATGATGTTATGAAGGTTATTCATGGTTCTGGATACAAGATTGATCAG GAACTATTTCAGATGGCTATATCACGTTATATTGAAAATCCTGAAAAGAAGGACTTGCTTCTTCAATTGCTGAAATGGATGCCAGGCCAAGGTTATGCTGTTGATTCCTCAACAAGAAACCTGATTCTTAAGAACTCACACTTATTTGGTTGCCAGCTCATTGCTGAGATCTTGTCCAGGCAGCAGATGATGTCCAAAGCCCTAAAATCTCACTAG